Proteins from one Acidobacteriota bacterium genomic window:
- a CDS encoding DUF2203 domain-containing protein: MSDKYFTVEEARKLLPQIREAMERAIDASQLMQGFASEIQTLADNAVSNAGSPAGTAYLEHLLTLNSYISAIQDAGCLVKSVEDGLVDFPHLKDGREVYLCWRYGEDDIKYWHEVEAGFAGRKPLADS, translated from the coding sequence GTGAGTGACAAATACTTCACGGTTGAAGAGGCCCGAAAACTGCTGCCTCAGATTCGCGAAGCCATGGAGCGGGCCATAGACGCTTCGCAACTGATGCAGGGTTTCGCCAGCGAGATTCAGACCTTGGCCGACAATGCCGTCAGCAACGCCGGGTCGCCCGCCGGAACCGCTTACCTCGAGCACCTGCTGACGCTCAACAGCTATATCAGCGCCATTCAGGATGCGGGGTGCCTTGTCAAGAGCGTCGAGGACGGACTGGTCGACTTTCCCCATCTCAAGGACGGACGCGAAGTCTATCTGTGCTGGCGCTACGGCGAAGACGACATCAAGTACTGGCATGAAGTGGAAGCCGGTTTCGCCGGACGCAAGCCTCTGGCCGACTCTTGA
- a CDS encoding M23 family metallopeptidase translates to MLGVEAPVTDHPEAGDGESPAGSRLELRDVRAAAFGSQVRGYRRDEGRWEVLLGIDLDVKPGTYPVEVTALLEESGPDSGRTLRTQHVLWIEDKTFPTRKLTVAPKYVDPPPETQERIARESRLLVDLFHTSTPQRYWRGEFVAPVPGRVNRDSFGKRSIFNGKPRSPHTGADFSAPSGTPVKAPNAGKVVLARDLYFAGRTVILDHGLGLYSFFAHLSEFKVDEGQMVERGEVLGLTGSTGRVTGPHLHYAVRLDNARVDPLALMELLGPEAH, encoded by the coding sequence GTGCTGGGAGTCGAGGCGCCTGTCACCGACCACCCTGAAGCCGGAGACGGAGAAAGCCCCGCCGGCTCTCGCCTGGAGCTGCGCGATGTGCGGGCTGCGGCCTTCGGCAGCCAGGTCAGGGGCTACCGCCGCGATGAGGGCCGCTGGGAAGTCCTGCTGGGAATCGACCTGGACGTGAAACCGGGCACCTATCCGGTCGAGGTTACGGCACTGCTCGAGGAGAGCGGCCCGGATTCAGGCCGGACCCTGCGGACTCAGCACGTGCTCTGGATCGAGGACAAGACGTTTCCCACCCGCAAACTGACGGTCGCGCCCAAGTATGTCGATCCCCCGCCCGAGACGCAGGAGCGAATCGCCCGCGAATCGCGCTTGCTGGTTGACCTCTTTCACACTTCGACTCCCCAGCGCTACTGGCGGGGCGAGTTCGTAGCGCCCGTACCGGGACGCGTCAACCGCGACAGTTTCGGCAAGCGCAGCATCTTCAACGGAAAGCCCCGCAGCCCCCACACGGGCGCCGACTTCTCGGCTCCCTCGGGCACGCCCGTCAAGGCTCCCAACGCCGGAAAGGTGGTGCTGGCCCGCGATCTCTACTTCGCCGGACGCACCGTTATCCTCGATCACGGCCTGGGACTCTACAGCTTCTTCGCCCACTTGTCGGAGTTCAAGGTGGATGAAGGACAGATGGTAGAGCGCGGCGAGGTACTGGGCCTGACCGGGTCCACCGGACGCGTCACCGGCCCCCACCTGCACTACGCCGTGCGCCTGGACAACGCCCGCGTCGACCCCCTGGCCCTGATGGAGCTGCTCGGGCCGGAAGCTCATTAG
- a CDS encoding MTH1187 family thiamine-binding protein, whose protein sequence is MKVIIDLSIVPLGVGLSLSQYIAACQEVLKEAGLKTHMHASGTNIEGEWDEVMDAVKQCFEKVHSMGAPRVTASMRLGTRTDKDTSMDYKVDSVREKTDA, encoded by the coding sequence GTGAAAGTCATCATTGATTTATCGATTGTCCCGCTTGGCGTGGGACTTAGCCTTTCCCAGTATATCGCGGCCTGCCAGGAAGTGTTGAAGGAAGCAGGCCTCAAGACCCACATGCACGCTTCGGGCACCAACATCGAGGGCGAGTGGGACGAAGTCATGGATGCGGTCAAGCAATGCTTCGAAAAAGTTCACTCCATGGGCGCCCCGCGCGTCACGGCCAGCATGCGGCTGGGGACTCGGACCGATAAGGACACAAGCATGGATTACAAGGTGGACAGCGTGCGTGAAAAGACGGACGCCTAA
- a CDS encoding transglutaminase-like domain-containing protein, which produces MSIPLDDFLEAVEGPSRHWDLLEISLQLCRAAYPDDDLKGARRTVDDLGQSVLNHPEAGGEAFQKINALNEVIYEDFGLKGDTEDFYNPDNSYLSRVLERRRGIPISLCVLYRELAERIGLHLDSVAMPAHFLLRHSMPYRNIFLDPFSRGKILLEDGCRELLEDLSRNSIDFRSEFLQPASNRTVVLRMLANLKQIYRQGGNRRLLIEVLDRRIPLLDDPSYEVLERGLLYFDLDQYGEALRDLEGFLRTSSNEELKRLIEEKLGEVRRLARTH; this is translated from the coding sequence ATGAGCATTCCATTGGACGATTTTCTGGAGGCGGTCGAGGGTCCTTCGCGCCACTGGGACCTTCTGGAAATCTCCCTCCAGCTGTGCCGCGCCGCTTATCCCGATGACGACCTCAAGGGGGCCCGCCGCACCGTGGACGACCTGGGCCAAAGCGTCCTGAATCACCCCGAGGCCGGGGGCGAGGCCTTTCAGAAGATCAACGCCCTTAACGAAGTGATCTATGAGGACTTCGGACTAAAGGGCGATACCGAAGACTTCTACAATCCCGACAACAGTTACCTGTCGCGCGTCTTGGAGCGCAGGCGGGGAATCCCCATCAGCCTCTGCGTGCTCTACCGCGAATTGGCGGAGCGCATCGGACTGCATCTGGACTCGGTAGCCATGCCGGCCCACTTTCTGCTGCGCCACAGCATGCCTTACCGCAACATCTTCCTGGATCCCTTCAGCCGGGGAAAGATCCTTTTAGAAGACGGCTGCCGGGAGTTGCTGGAGGACCTGTCCCGCAATTCCATCGATTTCCGCAGCGAGTTCCTGCAGCCGGCCTCCAACCGCACCGTAGTGCTCCGCATGCTGGCCAACCTCAAGCAGATTTACCGCCAAGGCGGCAACCGCCGCTTGCTGATCGAGGTGCTGGACCGCCGCATTCCTCTGCTCGACGATCCGTCATACGAGGTGCTGGAAAGAGGCTTGCTCTACTTCGACCTGGATCAGTACGGCGAAGCTCTTCGCGATCTGGAAGGTTTTCTGCGCACTTCCAGCAACGAAGAGCTCAAGCGGCTGATCGAAGAAAAACTGGGCGAAGTGCGCCGGCTGGCCCGAACCCATTGA